Within the Syngnathus scovelli strain Florida chromosome 6, RoL_Ssco_1.2, whole genome shotgun sequence genome, the region CCGGACAGTCCTGTGACGAGGTAGCGGAAAAGTCCAGCCGCGGCACGGGGTCGTCGGCGCCGATTCCGCCGGGTTGGCGcgggcaggccggccggccgtcacctctctgtttctttgagcGCGCAGGTCCGAGCGAGCGACGCCGCCGCCGTCTCCTCCTCTCTGGGCACCAAAGCTCCCATCTGGATCCCCGACCCGCGTGCCACCATGTGCATGATCTGCACCTGCGAATTCACGCTGACGTGGAGGCGCCACCACTGCCGAGCCTGCGGCAAGgtcggccgccgccgcgcacCTAATAAGGGGCATGGTAACGCCACGCTTTGGCTTTTCCCTGCGCTAGGTGGTGTGCCAGTCGTGTTCCTCCAACAAGCAGAGCCTGGAGTACCTGAAGAACCAGTTGGCCAGAGTGTGCGACCACTGCTACCTGGCGCTGCGGGAGCAGCAAAGTAGGTTTGcttccgcctgcctgcctgcctgccgcgcACGGCTTTTTCTCAGCCTCGGAGTCTTCAAGCCATTTGTTGGCCAGGCCAAGAAGATCTCGCCGAGGTGGCCGTTCCCAAAGCCTCCTTTCCTTTCTCTCGCAAATTCAAGCGGATACCGGCGGCCCTCAAAGAGGTGAGCCCTCAAAGAGGcgcccgccccctccctccctccctccctccctcccttccaagACGCTAACCAAGCGGccggccctgccctgccctgccctgccctgccctgccctgccctgccctgccctgccctgcctctCTTTCAGGTGACGGCCAGCGCTGACAACTCCTCCATGAGCGGCTACTTGCTGAGGTCCAAGGGCAAGAAGAAGCAGGGCAAGCGCTTGTGGTTCGTCATCAAGGACAAGGTTCTGTACACCTACGCCGCTAGCGAGGTAGGCCGCGGATCGGGCCGGGCCGTCGCCATCACGGGGCACGGGCTCTCCTCTGATGCGTTTTGGTGTCGCAGGACGTGGCCGCCTTGGAGAGTCAACCGCTTTTGGGCTTGGTCTTGAAAGTGGACTCGGCCCAAAGGTGCAACTTCAAGCTGTACCACAAAAACACCCTCTACCACAATTTCAAAGCGGACGACGTTCAAACGGCTCAGAggtaaaatgtaaacaagaaaTCGAAGGGTGCCACAGTAACTTGAATTTGCACGTTACAGGTGGATCAACACGTTCCGGGAATCGGCAATACTTTAGTCTCGGGAGAGCAACAGCGCCATGTTGACCTTTCATCTCCGGCCCGCCAGGTTTTACCTCAGTGCTCCCAGTTTTCCATCTGGAGACAGCGCAATTCTTCTTTTCAAATAGAATGGGATGATAGGAATGCCAGTTTACTTTTTTTGTCAGCAGCATCTCTCTTTTCATACAGAGTGCGTGAGTGCGTGAGTGCGTGagtgcgtgagtgcgtgcgtgcgctatTTACCGCCTTTCTCATTGTGCCATTTTTTCACAATAGTATTTGTCTTTCATGTCGTTTGTGGCTCACGTCTGCTTTGGATGTATTCACACAACACCTCGTTATTCGCTGTAGCACACAATTTTTATCCctaaattattttttgtaataGATGTGACCCTCCGGCCGCCACCCCCGTTTCTATCAGTCACGGGGGTACTTGACTCATTCCGGTGGCTCGCCACCCGTGTTGTGTCAATGGATTCTCTGTGGGGATCAATAATCACCTCCAATGAGGTGAAGAGCACATCTTGTTAGTGGAATAAACGCCTCATGTTTTAGCATGCCGTCTGTCATCACCAATGTTTAAAAATGTGCACATTTCCATAACAAATGTGAATTACACCAACGTTAGCCAGTCACGGGTCAAAGTATCACATTTGCACGTGGGAACAGTTTACTTCGGCTTCAAAGTCAATGCTAAACACAAGACAGACTTTACTTAATCATGCACTTGTGGTTTTACTTTGTTTTTTGTGACTGTTGCGTGTTGTGCGGGGATGTCAGAAGTTGAGGCAGGAAAAACAAAGACGTGGAATCCCCGAAATTGCACTTGCTTGTAGAAATTAATATgcagattcctttttttttttttcaagatactCAATGGTATAATAAAAAAGTGTTTGTATTTCCATCTCTTGTACTAGTGCTCAACTACAACATGAACATAAAAATAAGAATTGATGTGACAGCAAAGTATTTTCGTATACATctagtttttattttcttaagaaTGGAGTTGTTAAACTGAAGGTTTGGAAAACGTCTTAAAGTAAAGAATTGCATCCGTTATAGcgtcagatagatagatagatagatagatagatagatagatagatagatagatagagggtGGGCAGGCGGGCGGTTGGGCTACGTTTTCAAAGTGCTTTGCTTGCTCGGCTTTTTCAAAATGTTGCTAACTCAGTTTGAACACGCGACATCGCCATCTCTGCGCATGCGCACATTtccaggggaaaaaaattggggtcACGAACTCTGACCCGCCCACCAagcgctgaaaaaaaaaaaaagaatttgttTGGAAATTAAAGGATAAAATACAAGTAACGACTTCTGGCCAGGTAAGGAAATGTCCGTGGTGTGTGCGGCGAGGCACGAGGGTTACCGTCGCCGCTTTTCCGCTCACATCCGCGGTGAGGGCGCCGGAGAACAGCCAGGCTGCCATTGGCTTCCTACTAGCACACGGCTAACAGCTAGCTCGTTAGCACGACGCTGAGTTAGGTATGTCGTTCACAAATAACCCCCCGTACCAACGAAATGTCATTTAATCTCCTCATTTTGTCAATGCTGTCGTAAGTAATCCGTTTTAGAGCTCTCTCgcgtgctagctagctagctagctgctcTTCCGCAGACGTTAGCACATATGCTAACATTGCCTTCCGAAATTTCTATAAAAGAGCGCAAGGTCATGCTCTAAAGCGGAGATGTTGCGCTCCTCTTGGAGTGGGGCTTTTGTGGGGTAATTTCCACGCTATTTTATTGCTCAGTCGTcctcgctgccgccgccgccgcgtttcTGCTCCGCTCGCGCGGGCCTCTTGGCGTGCCTTTAACCCTTCAATGTTGACCTTTCACCGACAGGAAAAGAAATACCTTTATCTTCCGTAtcgattttttttcaagggGTGGGGGGTCACCGGCggccggattttttttttttgcttggatacCACAATGGCGCCGGGTTGTCACTAGATCGTGAATAAAACAATTTACATGTATTTGTCCGGACGGAGTTGCGAACAGAGGCCTCGACCGTTCGTTGGTGACAGCCACTCAATGATGAACTAGTAGGCTCCCGGTGCTCAAAACGCAATTGTTTAAGCGTGGAGTCTACATTTGGGGTCAGGGGTCATTGTGCAACGTCTGTGACCCAAACGGAGCAGATCCTACGATGCGGAGAATAATTGGCAAGGAGCAAAATGGCTTACAACAATGCCCCAGCACTATTATGGAGACCGGAGCTCTCTCGCACTCTGCACGGATACTTGCCGGCTCTCCAAAAAAGTTCTCTTTTCTCCGGCATCGCAAGCCTCGTCGCCTGCAAAAGCACGTCCTCTGTCGCGAAACAATTTGGCACGTCGGCCTTTCGTCGCTGTAAGACTAGCGGGACGCCATTAGGGCTGAGGCCGACGGGATGATTCATTCTTCTACcgtgatggatgaatgaataataTAGAAAGAACTTTGTGTGACACGCAGGTATCATCCTCAAGTGCTTTGACTTGGCGCACCTTGGCCCGGCCCGACCTGGCCTGCCACTGCTTTGACACACGTGCGTTTCCTCTCTAGTGCCATAAACTGGATGGGGcactgaggtgaggtgaggtgcggTGCGGTGCAGCGGGAAGTCGATGTTTGCGGCGCCAATATGGATGGGCACGCTCAGAGGATCCAGCTGGTGTCAGCTGACAGCAACATGTCCGCGGGACACCGACTGCAGGTGATCAACgccgctggccggccggcctcgaGACAGACCCGCCGTCAATTGACAACGCTCATGAAAATGATTGCAGACGCCATTGAATTGTTCCAACGCCGCCACATTTTTgaattgtatattttttttacccgcAATGAGTTTCGGAAGACGATTCCGGCTCGGTCGCTGACCTCGCGCGCTCGCAATGTCGTCTTTGAACGGCCTCCAGATTGTGACGGATCCGCAGAGCGGGCAGAAGATCCAGATCGTCACCGCACTGGAGCCGGGCTCTCCCGCCGGTAAGCAGCAGTTCATCCTGGCCAGCGCCGAGTATTCGCCCGGCGGGAAGGTGATACTGGCCAAAAGGGAGGGCTCGCCCAACAAGGTCATCGTGGCGGCGCCGGCGGACAGCTCCGGGCAGATCAACCAGCTGCTCTTCGCCTCTCCGGATCTTCAGGTGCGCTCGCTTCGCCCGTGCCCGCTTGCTTTGTTGACAAATGTCGCCAAGCCGCAACGCTCACGCAGATTCTCCGTCTCGACGTCAGTTTGTAACGGAGGGCTCGGAGCAGTCCGTCGCCAAGCCCGTGGTGGAGTACTGCGTGGTGTGCGGCGACAAAGCCTCAGGTTGGAATCGCCGTCCGTCCATTTGCTTGGACGGTGCTATGTGTCAAGCGACGCCCGCCCACGCGCCTTCCCCTCCGGCAGGGCGCCATTACGGAGCCGTCAGCTGCGAGGGCTGCAAGGGCTTCTTCAAGCGCAGCATCCGCAAGAACCTGGTCTACACGTGCAGGGGCTCAGGCGAGTGCGCCATCAACAAGATCCACCGCAACCGCTGCCAGTACTGTCGGCTGCAGCGCTGCGTGGCCGTCGGCATGAAACAGGATTGTACgttgccgcccgcccgcccgcccaacaCAGCGGACCGTTTGTGACTCACCCGCCGCTTGTCCCGCGTCGCAGCCGTGCAGTGCGAGCGCAAACCGGTGGACGTGCCCGGCAGGGAGAAGTCTGTCAACTGCGCTGCCTCCACCGAGAAGATCTACATCCGCAAGAACCTGTGCAGCCCGCTGGCTGCCACGCCCACCTTTGTGTCCGACAAGGAGACTTCCAGGTAAGACTGTCAAATGACCACCGTGTGGATTTGTGCCGTCTACTGCCAGAGCATTCCATTCTTCTGCGCAACatgatttaaaacaaaaataataataatcatttgaGCAAAGTTTTTGTCGCCAAAGCGTGCGTGAAGAAAATAAATGGCGGCTGAGCCCAAATCTGATTGGTGACCTCATGCACGACTCTCTGAACAGATCCACGCATTTGTTGGAGTCAAGCATGTTGCTCAACATCCAACAATCCTTCCCCAAGCTGGAAAACACCTTCTTGATCCCGGCGTCCCCGGAAAAGGTAAGCGTGTGGTACTCATCGGCTAGAAGGAAATCAAATGGATCTTAAAAACATTGAGCTGACCTGCtggtacgtgcgtgcgtgcgtgcgtggctcCGTCCGTCAGCCCGACGACCCTTCTCAAAGTGACTTGGGCACGCTGGCCAACGTGGTCACCTCCCTTGCCCACCTCAACGAGGCCGGCGAGATGCTCGCCGCCGACACGCTCAGCAACGGCGACGGCTCCATCGCCGACCAGCGGGAAGATGAGCAAAGCGACATCACCCGGTGAGCGAGAGAGTGACGGCGTGCGTCAAGCGGAGCCGCGTGCTCCAAACTTTTGCATGAAATTCACTCCAAGCACCTATTTCAAGTTGCCCTTTTCTGGGGGTCATGAAACAAATAGCGCTGTATTGAAAAGCGTCCCGAGCGCAACGCTTCACCGGCCGGGGATGATCTAAGAACATTGAGCATTTTGTGGATGTTCTCAAAGCAGAACTGTTTCGGGGGCGGCTAGAACATCTGAATCGCATTTGAAGAGTTGAAACCTCCGAGCGAACCAAAAGCCGCATTACAGCACCCACAAGCTCACGGCAGTCGGATCAAACGGGCCGCTCTCGGGTTGTGTTGATTGCCGCTCGGTTTGCCGTGACCTTTGGCTGTGCGTTCCGCAGAGCTTTTGACACGCTGGCCAAAGTCCTGCACGCCGGCGCGGGCGAGCCGTCGCCGGCCACCGATCTGCGGGCAGCCATGCAGCTGATGTCGGGCGACCAGTCGGGCCCCGTGTTGGAAGTGGAGGGCTCGTTGCTCTCTGACAGCCATATTCCCTTCAAGGTAAGCGtgcgatgcccccccccccccccccccccccccccccccggcactGTCCCCGCACACCTTTCCCTTCCCTCGCTCCAGCTCATGATGCCTGTGCCCGTGCCGGAGTACCTCAACGTCAACTACATCTGCGAGTCGGCCTCGCGCCTCCTTTTTCTGTCCATGCACTGGGCGCGCTCCATTCCTGCCTTCCAAGCCTTGGGGTGAGTCACGTGCGCTCCTCTCGCTGGAGCTGGAGGCGGGCCTAAAGCCGCGCCGTGCCGCGCTGTATGCTTCCAGCGCTCAAGAGGACAACGACATCAACCTGATGAAAGCTTGCTGGAACGAGCTGTTTGCTTTGGGTCTGGCTCAGTGTTCCAACGTCATGAACGTGGGCACCATCTTGAGCGCCATCATCGGCCATCTGCAGACCGGCTTGCAGGAAGGTAAGCCGACGGCGCAGCTCGCGCGGGCGGGCGGCCGGGCGGgggagagagaatgaagccggagaaaagcgggcgggcgggtgCCGTGATGTTTGCGTTGCAGAGAAGCTGTCCCAGGATCGCGTGAAGCTGGTGATGGAGCACATCTGGAGGTTGCAGGAGTTCTGCAACAGCATGAGCAAGCTGTCCCCGGACGCTTACGAATACGCCTTCCTCAAAGCCATCGTCCTCTTCAGCCCCGGTGCGTCCTGCCCAAAGACCGAAACGGGCCGCAAAAGGGCACGTGCGTAAGCGTGTGGTCAACCACCGCTGCTTTGGCTTGCTTCAGATCACCCCGGGATAGACAACACTCTGCAGATCGAGAGGTTCCAGCAGAAGGCCTACATGGAGCTGCAGGATTACGTTACGCGAACGTATCCGGAAGATTCCTACCGGTTGGTACCGGAGCGTAGCCTTTCCCATTCCTACCCAATTTGTACCTTCCAAACGTTTCTTGCCGAGATACGTACTAGGTGTGCTTTTGCGCAGGTTGTCCAAGCTGCTGCTGCGCCTTCCCGCCTTGCGTCTCATCAGCGCCGCCGTCACCGAGGAGCTCTTCTTCGCCGGGCTCATCGGCAACGTGCAGATCGACAGCATCATCCCCTACATTCTCAAAATGGACTCTACCGACTACAACAGCCAGTCTCTTCCTGGGGTTTGACCGCCCCCCTCTTGCAAAGGGACCCTTGCAGCCAGTCTCAGGCCAGCACGGCGTGGGCGGGCGGTCGGGCGGCCTTCGCTACTTTTGCCCACGCACGGCAGAACGCGAGGGCGAGCAAGGTAAGAAGAGGCCAACGTGTGCGCAATCAGGACTGACCCTTGGGCCGAGCCCAGCGGGCGCTTTAAAGGAGCCTTTTGAAGGCCTCCAGGGAGAAAGTCCTTCTCCTTCCACTGCACCGCGCGCGCCCAAAGTTTGGGCTATTTGGCCTCGGGCTGAAATTTCAGGATGAACCTGAAATGCTTCCGTCCTATTCCCAAAAAGCGCTCCGGGTCCAACACGCTTTTTGTGGCTCTTGCGCTCTGCTCTCTCCGTTGCAACCGCAGCGACAGGTCGCACCGCAAACGCCGCAGAAGACCACGGACGGCGAGCTATATCCCAAACGTTTGATACTACTGGAATGTCGCGCTTTTAAATTGCCGTCAAAATGTTGTTTGGTTTGCCCATCCAAAGGATGCCGTCACTGTGTGTAAATAGAACGGGGGAGAGCCCTCTGCCATCATCGCATCCCGTCTTtcagacaaaaaagaaaaatccattaCCCTCttgtatttgaaaataaacacgtCTCAATGATATTTGGACTCCCTGCTCTGCGGAACTGCCGAGTCGAGCCTCGCTGAATATGTCAAGACGGTCAAGATCTACGATTTAATGCATCGTTAAGAATGAAATGAGCAAAGGGAAGCAAACTCCCAGGCCCGGtcgagcaaaaagaaaaaaaattggagtcactccATTCGACTTGGGAGTTAGCGACGGTGTTGCCaagcgtgttccttttttaatatttaatttctGCCGGTTGAACACGCatcggggcacattgccccgggaACATTTGGCATGTAGCAAAGGTCCCTTTTCACGGCGCTTCATGTCTTATGTCATATCGGACCACTGCTGAAAGTGGACATCTGTGTAGCGGACTGGATAACTCAATGTTTACCTTTtctctgcctgcctgcgtgcgtgcgtgcgtgcgtgcgtgcgtgcgtgtgtaaaaCACGCAATTCAAAGCCACTATCTGGCTAAGTGTAAATAAAGAAAATGAAAGAACCACGTTTCCCAGGAAAACACCATTGCGTCGTTGTAAATGACAATTTCAACACTTGATCGGACAATAAGTTGTCAAATAACAACGGGGACTGGCCAACAGTATTGATTTGTGGGGGGAAATGGAAGAAAAGAGCTTTAAATACTAATAAAAGTATGACATGAAAAGCCAAGGCACCGAACCAAAATACTTGACAGAAAGGCCCCgtaagtcagtcagtcagtcagtcagtcagccatGGTGGTAAGGCACGACTGCCAGCCAGACAAGCACAAGCGTAAAAGCACTCCATTTCCTTCCGTTCCGGTTTGATGGTGTTCAAAACGGGAACGGTAGAGTCCCAATGGTGGAGGCTGCTGATACTTGAGTGGCTAAATACAGCAACACCAATCTGACATTGGGTAGGTTCTCCTTGGGAAGTAGCTGACGGCGTAATGACGTCATAGACGAATCATCTGCGTCGTTGTGTGAAATCAAATTTCAATCGGTGTGCCAATCTGATGCACAGGCTGAAGATGGTGTTGAACGAAAGCGCggaggcgcaggcgcaggcgcAGGCGGGCTGCTTGCGCAGGCACCAAGGCGGGCTGCTTGCGCAGGCACCAAGGCGGGGTTTGTTGCGCATGCGCAGACGCAGGCCGGCACAAAGGCGGGGTTTGTTTCACACTCACACAGTTGGTCGTACAAGAGAGATGACAGAATGCCCGTTCAACAGATAACACGAGACGGGAGAGCGAGTCGGGCTAGAAGCGCGCAAACATGCTCGCCCCAGTCCATCGCTGCAAACGCTAAATTCGTATTTATTGGATGACTGATTTACGGGATGATCATGCCCAGCGCCAGCGTGTCGGTGCGGAGTTTATCCGAAGTGGAGAAACACCTCGGTAGCCGGATGGTGAGTGAGTTCActtcttcttccttttcttcctcttcttgctGTGGTCGTCGTTGTCGTCGTAGACTTGCGTGTGCTGTCCATCTTCCGTGACATTTTCTGTCGTCAGTTGTTTACTTTTTGAAAGCCGAAAGCAGCCGCGCAGCGCAGCGCCGCTCGCAGGCTCGTTGCGTTCAGGTCTGGGCTAAAACGTCGGAAAAGGCAGCATTTCACATCATGCAGCAAGCAGTCGGAGTGAGTTTTCGCGAGAAAGAGAACATTGTCGCTATTTTGTGAACCAGATGAGGACATTGGATCAAACGTTAGGAACATATGTTCAAGGGATTCTTGCTCTGGGGTGACGTCATTTCAAGTTTGCTCGCTCACTAAGCGATCCTTCATGGAAAGTGCACGATCAGCTTCAAGTGGCTTGGTTGTGCAAGAGAAATGAAGTCGCACCATATTCCAAACAGATGGATCACTATTGTGTCAAATGTCATTTGGGAACGTCTTCACGGCCACAAGTGTATGGATCGCAGATGGCGGCGTTATCGTAGAACGACCCCCCATCTAGTGACCTTTGAGACGTTTCTGCGATTAAGGGCCCATATACAGAACCTTGACGTAATATACAAGAGCGCAACAGTTCCATTCCAGTTTCAAACAAAACGCTTTGGCTACAGTAACAAATTGAAGGTCCGCATTTCATTTGCCTTTCCAGTCCATTAGTTTGCCGCCAACAAGACTTTGTTACTAATGGCTCCTCCCAAGCAACTTGTTGACCCTGCTGTCATCATGGGTGGAAACGAGATGTTCCAGCGCCAAGCGCAATTGGTGCAAACGTCGACCGTCACATTAGGTGGGTGGCGGGCGCTATCGTTTACCGTCAATTGTGCTCTCGATTAGTCCCTTGAGTAAATCGGGTGGAGTTTGATGTCTGTCAGGCATCTCGTGGCTCTCTTACGCAAGGCGACTGGATGCGCTTCTTATGTTGGACCACAACCAGCCACGGGGCGGCACATTACATTGACACGCAAAATCTCATCGGAGCTCCTCCCCGCACAGTGAAAGGCAAAGAGTGCAGTGGGACCTTCATAACTAGGCCAcggtgtgtgggtgtgcgtgcgtgcgtgcgtgcgtggccaGACGTGCATGGAGGGCGGCGGCGAGGGGGATGCCCCCGCTTGGCCTCCCCCAACGGAAGGTCTCCCATTTGGCTTTGACTTTCTGCAAAGGCTAACTTTACTACGATTCCATCACAGGCTGCTGTCTGCCAACTCTGAAGCCTTCCATATTGCTGTCGTAGGTCAAAAGCAGTTTGCAGGCTCATCGGCGCCAACGCAGACAGATAGGAGATAGGTCAAATGGATCaaaccgagcgagcgagcgagcgagcgggagacgagacgagacgcaCGTCGGGCGTCCTGAAGAATCACGTGAGCAGCTCGCTCCCGTGACTCCTTGGCAGGCACACAATCTCTATCTACTGTGAAACGCGTTTTGCGGGAAGACCAATGAGCTTCTTCTCTACTACTGCGGCCGGCCGGCTGACTCAATTTGAGCCGGCTAAATGAATTAGCCGCACCGAGAGGCAAAACAATGTCCTCTCGCATCTCTGCCGAGGAAGTGGCCTACTTTTCGTTCCGTTGCATCCAGTCTCTCCCCAGGGGTGTTGTTTGTGCCATGGCGAGGTCTGACTAGGTCTGGGagctgcagaggataaagaggtCTTTTGGGGGGGGCAGAAGGGAGGGGGGTGAGGACAGGAAGCAGATGGTGGCAGCGGGCTAAGAAGAAGCTGCTTTGGTCAACAAGTGCTCAGGATCCAAAAGAGCGAGATGGTGATCAGCTTGGACGGAACTCTGCGGATGATTTCACCCTGGAGCCGAAGAGGCAGCTTGAAATGCGGAGGTGCTGACGGTCCTCCCTTTGAGTTTGCACATTTCCACGTCATTGACTTGGAAGAAGCAGACATTTGGCTATGCCGATTCAGTGTTTGCTGGTTGAACTTGCCAAACCTGTTTCAAGCAAAGAATGAGGCAAAGGAGCTAGCTGCTTTGGTCAGGAACGCCCACTCGGATGTGGAGAGCCAGCCTCTGTGGCCATttctggctctggctctggctctggctctggctcgCACAACACAAAGCTCTTTCTCTCGGCGCGCAGCTAAGCCTCCTCACGTGAGCCAGCTGACATCACCGAGACGGAGGCCGGCGCCGGCAGGCTTGAGCTTCCTTTCCGTCCAACCTGTTTGCTCCCCTCAAACAAGGCAGCAAAGGCAAACAGTCAGGCAATTCTCTGCATGGCAATAACAAAAGCACCTTAGGGCTCCTTTTTACGGAAAgacggccgggccgggccgggccgaccCGA harbors:
- the nr2c1 gene encoding nuclear receptor subfamily 2 group C member 1, encoding MDGHAQRIQLVSADSNMSAGHRLQIVTDPQSGQKIQIVTALEPGSPAGKQQFILASAEYSPGGKVILAKREGSPNKVIVAAPADSSGQINQLLFASPDLQFVTEGSEQSVAKPVVEYCVVCGDKASGRHYGAVSCEGCKGFFKRSIRKNLVYTCRGSGECAINKIHRNRCQYCRLQRCVAVGMKQDSVQCERKPVDVPGREKSVNCAASTEKIYIRKNLCSPLAATPTFVSDKETSRSTHLLESSMLLNIQQSFPKLENTFLIPASPEKPDDPSQSDLGTLANVVTSLAHLNEAGEMLAADTLSNGDGSIADQREDEQSDITRAFDTLAKVLHAGAGEPSPATDLRAAMQLMSGDQSGPVLEVEGSLLSDSHIPFKLMMPVPVPEYLNVNYICESASRLLFLSMHWARSIPAFQALGAQEDNDINLMKACWNELFALGLAQCSNVMNVGTILSAIIGHLQTGLQEEKLSQDRVKLVMEHIWRLQEFCNSMSKLSPDAYEYAFLKAIVLFSPDHPGIDNTLQIERFQQKAYMELQDYVTRTYPEDSYRLSKLLLRLPALRLISAAVTEELFFAGLIGNVQIDSIIPYILKMDSTDYNSQSLPGV